A genomic region of Catalinimonas niigatensis contains the following coding sequences:
- a CDS encoding transporter, which translates to MKKYLSILFTLFVVSIFTTQNLYAQGCVAIRHFSTCNAVNDGSNVAFQDGQWQIGAAYRYYKSFRHFKGTHEEADRVANNTEVINYANSVDLTLTYALSTRLSFNLTLPYVHYDRSSLYEHGLVNGEYIKQERRTTSASGLGDVRLSANYWLLDFDKHPGKNISVGLGIKLPTGDYNAQDYWYNVGPEGQPELRTVDQSIQPGDGGFGVTLEFNGYQEIFNHTYVYAGGFYLINPRETNGTRTYRETLVRDILDNEDIMAVPDQYMLRAGISRSIMGVQGLSVSAGARIEGVPVKDLVGGNDGFRRPGYVVSIEPGVNYMTGKNNFNLNVPIALHRNRLQSVTDKEMEQRLGIPRHGDAAFADYLISFSYARRF; encoded by the coding sequence ATGAAAAAATATTTATCAATTCTATTTACCCTATTTGTTGTTTCAATATTTACTACCCAAAACCTTTATGCCCAAGGTTGTGTAGCCATTCGTCATTTCTCTACCTGCAATGCAGTCAATGATGGCTCCAATGTCGCTTTCCAGGATGGACAATGGCAGATTGGCGCTGCTTACCGTTATTATAAATCCTTTCGCCATTTTAAAGGAACCCATGAAGAAGCCGACCGTGTAGCAAATAACACTGAGGTGATCAACTATGCCAATTCGGTAGATCTTACGCTGACTTATGCCCTTTCTACTCGCCTGAGTTTTAACCTGACGCTACCTTACGTACACTATGACCGTTCGTCGCTCTATGAGCATGGGCTGGTCAATGGAGAATACATTAAGCAGGAAAGACGCACCACCAGTGCTTCAGGACTGGGAGATGTCAGGCTTTCAGCCAATTACTGGTTACTGGATTTTGACAAGCATCCCGGCAAGAATATTTCTGTAGGACTAGGCATCAAACTGCCTACTGGTGATTATAATGCGCAGGATTACTGGTACAATGTAGGGCCAGAAGGACAGCCTGAACTGAGAACAGTAGACCAGTCCATTCAACCTGGCGACGGTGGCTTTGGTGTTACCCTGGAGTTCAACGGCTATCAGGAGATATTCAATCATACTTATGTCTATGCAGGAGGTTTTTACCTGATCAACCCCCGGGAAACCAATGGCACCCGTACTTATCGGGAGACTTTGGTGAGAGATATCCTTGACAACGAAGACATCATGGCTGTACCCGATCAGTACATGCTGAGAGCTGGCATCAGCCGGAGTATCATGGGCGTACAGGGTTTGTCTGTCTCAGCAGGCGCACGCATTGAAGGTGTACCGGTAAAAGACCTGGTGGGTGGAAATGATGGATTCAGAAGACCGGGTTATGTAGTTTCCATAGAACCAGGAGTTAACTACATGACAGGGAAAAACAACTTTAACCTGAATGTACCCATCGCCCTGCACCGCAACCGTCTGCAAAGCGTTACCGATAAGGAAATGGAACAAAGACTGGGTATTCCCCGGCATGGTGATGCTGCTTTTGCTGACTATCTGATTTCTTTTTCCTACGCAAGAAGGTTTTAA
- a CDS encoding DUF1059 domain-containing protein, with amino-acid sequence MEKVIHCRDVGFDCDGIIRAQTEEQALQKAADHAQRAHGLGEITPEIVAKVKSVMREEHTATLLMR; translated from the coding sequence ATGGAAAAGGTCATTCACTGTCGTGATGTGGGCTTTGACTGCGATGGAATCATCCGGGCCCAAACTGAAGAGCAGGCCCTGCAAAAGGCTGCTGATCATGCCCAAAGGGCACACGGACTCGGAGAAATTACGCCTGAAATAGTGGCAAAAGTTAAATCCGTAATGCGGGAAGAGCATACAGCCACTTTGCTCATGCGCTAA
- a CDS encoding DUF6090 family protein has translation MRKFFASVHWGDKLVDIFVVVFSITIAFWLNNWREDRSNARQERAYLINLSEDLAKDSTDLAERQKEVKIVFGQILRLQEISSIPEKVDSIPLLMYEALNYDIFVFYPEDYTYKTLQQSGDIGLVQSDTVRQVLSHLYDNYQFIDLIKETAYFYQTNLVLPFYNNHDIRNGEILDLDVFSSVEFFNMIIYYRNTFRNYINVINDSLEKHRTLQQLIQAELEK, from the coding sequence ATGCGTAAGTTTTTTGCATCTGTTCACTGGGGAGACAAGCTGGTGGATATATTCGTCGTAGTATTTAGTATCACCATTGCTTTCTGGCTCAACAACTGGCGGGAAGACCGCAGCAATGCCCGGCAGGAAAGAGCTTACCTGATCAACCTCAGCGAAGACCTGGCCAAGGATTCAACTGACTTAGCTGAAAGGCAAAAAGAAGTGAAGATTGTATTTGGACAAATTTTGAGATTACAGGAAATATCTTCTATTCCTGAAAAAGTGGATAGCATTCCTCTATTAATGTATGAAGCCTTAAATTATGACATCTTTGTCTTTTACCCGGAAGATTATACTTACAAAACCCTGCAACAAAGCGGAGACATTGGATTAGTTCAGAGTGATACTGTTCGGCAAGTACTATCCCATCTGTATGATAATTACCAATTCATAGATTTAATAAAAGAGACAGCTTATTTCTATCAAACTAACTTGGTATTACCATTTTATAATAACCATGATATCAGAAATGGAGAAATTCTTGATCTGGATGTGTTCAGTTCTGTAGAATTCTTCAATATGATTATTTATTACCGTAATACTTTCCGAAACTATATCAACGTCATCAATGACTCTTTAGAAAAGCACCGCACGCTGCAACAGCTTATTCAGGCTGAGTTGGAGAAATAG
- a CDS encoding sugar phosphate isomerase/epimerase family protein, with product MTTYFYLPMTTAYKPINCLNLPYPMQSLGILLFLLMSTAACNNNNDSRTKGTLTANPPTVISQLTRMIPEHPLLAWCIVPYDSVERGPAARMKMLSELGFTQYVYDWREQHLATFAEEIQQAREADIQISGVWMWIDQSSDSLGALSTANEELLGIMEEQGLQTQIWLGINHNFFEAEDDAGKIAKAVEMVSYLNQRAKDIGCTLALYNHGDWFGEPDNQLRILQELKNDDIGMIYNFHHAHHQIEEFPALLKRMQPYLWAVNLNGMQQEGPKILPIGSGESEADMIQLLLNSDYSGPIGILGHIEDEDVKVVLQRNLEGLSSMLKTMKIKEAGS from the coding sequence ATGACAACCTATTTTTATCTTCCTATGACTACCGCATATAAGCCTATAAATTGTCTGAATCTCCCCTATCCTATGCAATCTCTGGGCATCCTTCTTTTTTTGCTTATGTCTACCGCAGCTTGTAATAATAACAATGACTCCCGAACAAAAGGTACTTTAACCGCCAATCCTCCAACTGTAATTTCACAATTGACAAGAATGATTCCTGAGCATCCGCTACTGGCCTGGTGTATCGTGCCTTATGACAGTGTGGAAAGAGGTCCGGCAGCAAGGATGAAGATGCTAAGCGAACTGGGTTTTACGCAATATGTGTACGACTGGCGGGAGCAGCATCTTGCCACCTTCGCTGAAGAAATCCAGCAGGCCAGGGAAGCCGATATACAAATCTCCGGCGTATGGATGTGGATAGATCAGAGCTCCGATTCTCTAGGTGCACTCAGCACAGCCAATGAGGAGTTGCTGGGCATCATGGAAGAGCAAGGATTGCAAACACAAATCTGGCTGGGTATCAATCATAACTTCTTTGAAGCTGAAGACGATGCCGGAAAAATAGCCAAAGCCGTGGAAATGGTCAGCTATCTCAACCAAAGAGCTAAAGATATAGGCTGTACGCTAGCACTTTACAATCACGGGGACTGGTTTGGTGAGCCGGACAATCAACTCAGGATATTACAGGAACTAAAAAATGATGATATAGGCATGATCTATAACTTTCACCATGCCCATCATCAGATAGAAGAATTTCCTGCATTATTGAAGCGTATGCAGCCGTACTTATGGGCCGTCAATCTGAATGGCATGCAGCAGGAGGGCCCCAAAATACTACCCATTGGCAGCGGCGAGAGCGAAGCCGACATGATACAGCTCTTGTTAAACTCTGATTACAGTGGTCCTATCGGCATACTGGGACATATTGAGGATGAAGATGTAAAAGTTGTGCTTCAGCGCAACCTGGAGGGCTTATCTTCAATGCTTAAAACCATGAAAATAAAGGAGGCAGGGAGCTAA
- a CDS encoding DUF4943 family protein, with protein MLIKLSLQCMSLVLFLCLISCSDDDTQANLSEVDRYISDLQSGSYETTMELPAFTPETIPALLQYSDESKLITQFPRNPISSAYSPDCRLGLFALWTIESIRQTYIQADSKMPGRFPSLNPILARRNTKRLEWIDTAQAQIIAATAYAAWWERSQTISIYELMLIDPLADTEYYWH; from the coding sequence ATGCTTATAAAATTATCCTTACAATGCATGAGCCTGGTCTTGTTCCTCTGCCTGATCAGTTGCAGTGATGATGATACGCAGGCAAATCTATCAGAAGTAGACCGCTATATAAGCGATCTTCAATCCGGATCGTATGAGACTACAATGGAATTGCCTGCTTTTACACCTGAAACTATTCCTGCATTGCTCCAATACAGTGATGAAAGCAAACTGATTACTCAATTTCCCCGCAACCCGATCTCATCTGCCTATAGTCCTGATTGCCGTCTGGGTTTGTTTGCTTTGTGGACGATAGAATCCATACGGCAAACTTATATCCAGGCAGACAGCAAGATGCCGGGCAGGTTTCCTTCCCTCAACCCTATACTGGCCAGACGAAATACCAAAAGACTCGAATGGATTGATACTGCTCAGGCTCAAATCATCGCTGCAACTGCCTATGCAGCCTGGTGGGAACGTTCACAAACGATCAGCATATATGAACTCATGCTAATTGACCCGCTGGCTGATACTGAATATTACTGGCACTGA
- a CDS encoding RagB/SusD family nutrient uptake outer membrane protein — MNVKKIISLLMLFMGIVVIESCTDLDEEILDETSATGLSERETADGMLAPAYGVFSQLFTHTHYFNLQEISTDEAILPYRGGTDWGDNGIFIAMHTHNFATTDPRIGGVWNNIFQGISRCVTALNVLPTLNTPEVNTYIAEVRALRAYYSMLTLDLFGLVLVKDEVGETSTILRGAEALEYIESELLAVESEVSPSVGPGRISTAAVKGLLARLYLNAAVYRDRFAASFNFREEDMDKVIAYCDEIINSGQFQLSPEYFALFDDENHDNPELIFVYEQRAELNGHNRMAYFSLSGDQYPLPEFPGANGTDGPGITSDFYRTWVNAYAPVDPADIDPRFYKENLSIYSNPADSCVAGEDFHINRGILRGEQFGLIRENGVFVRCEDGVNFKVGKIYNESRNNPNLPVNFTEQIDFSVSGSGYSTGYRVEKYEFSRKSVSGRNFGEADISLLRLADVYLMRAEAKLRKNSDAAGALADVNIVRASRTARTPPPPLTEMSLDLLYRERGFEFYWEMLRRTDMIRFGKYEDSWTEKTNSDPLKRVFPIPQNAVDGASNIPGYLEQNEGY, encoded by the coding sequence ATGAACGTTAAAAAGATAATAAGTTTACTGATGCTGTTTATGGGCATTGTGGTGATTGAAAGTTGTACTGACCTGGATGAAGAAATCCTGGACGAAACTTCGGCCACCGGACTTTCCGAGAGAGAAACAGCAGATGGGATGCTGGCCCCGGCCTATGGGGTATTTAGCCAGTTGTTCACCCATACACATTATTTCAATCTGCAGGAGATTTCTACAGATGAAGCGATACTTCCTTATCGGGGTGGAACTGACTGGGGAGACAACGGTATTTTCATTGCCATGCACACCCATAACTTTGCGACTACCGACCCGAGGATAGGAGGGGTGTGGAATAATATTTTTCAGGGGATATCCCGCTGTGTCACTGCGCTTAATGTATTGCCTACCCTCAATACACCTGAGGTCAATACGTATATTGCTGAGGTAAGGGCATTGAGGGCTTATTATTCTATGCTCACTCTTGACCTTTTTGGTTTGGTACTTGTTAAAGATGAAGTGGGTGAAACTTCTACTATTTTACGAGGTGCTGAGGCGTTGGAATACATTGAAAGCGAACTACTTGCCGTAGAGTCTGAAGTAAGCCCCAGCGTAGGGCCGGGACGTATCTCCACAGCGGCTGTAAAGGGCTTGCTTGCCCGTTTGTACCTCAATGCCGCAGTCTATCGTGATCGCTTTGCTGCCAGCTTCAACTTCAGGGAAGAAGATATGGACAAAGTGATTGCCTACTGCGATGAGATTATCAACTCAGGACAGTTTCAGCTATCGCCTGAATATTTTGCGCTTTTTGATGATGAGAACCATGATAATCCTGAACTGATCTTTGTGTACGAACAACGCGCCGAACTCAACGGACACAACCGTATGGCCTACTTCTCATTGTCAGGAGATCAGTATCCGCTTCCTGAATTTCCCGGTGCCAATGGTACCGATGGGCCAGGTATTACTTCCGATTTTTACCGTACCTGGGTCAATGCTTATGCACCGGTAGATCCTGCTGATATTGACCCCAGGTTTTATAAGGAAAACCTGTCCATTTATAGCAATCCTGCGGACTCTTGTGTGGCAGGCGAAGATTTCCATATCAACCGGGGGATTTTGAGAGGAGAGCAGTTTGGCCTCATCAGAGAAAACGGTGTTTTTGTGCGGTGCGAAGATGGCGTGAATTTTAAAGTGGGTAAAATTTATAATGAGAGCCGTAACAACCCTAACTTGCCGGTCAATTTCACCGAGCAGATTGACTTCTCTGTGTCTGGCAGCGGATATAGCACCGGTTACCGGGTAGAAAAATATGAGTTCAGCAGAAAATCCGTCAGCGGAAGAAACTTCGGAGAAGCAGATATCTCACTTCTGCGTCTGGCTGATGTGTACCTGATGCGGGCGGAGGCAAAACTCAGAAAGAATAGTGATGCTGCCGGGGCTTTGGCGGATGTCAATATTGTAAGAGCATCGCGCACTGCAAGGACACCACCACCACCGCTTACTGAGATGTCACTAGACCTGTTGTACCGTGAGCGGGGCTTTGAGTTCTACTGGGAGATGCTGCGCCGCACCGATATGATCCGCTTTGGAAAATACGAAGACTCATGGACCGAGAAGACCAATAGTGATCCTCTAAAAAGAGTGTTTCCTATTCCTCAGAATGCCGTTGATGGTGCCTCTAACATTCCTGGTTATCTGGAACAAAATGAAGGTTACTAA
- a CDS encoding SusC/RagA family TonB-linked outer membrane protein, with protein sequence MRKFYQPLKKRRQRAGISLNFRGYYLMLCFLLPCWALLPASQSSANAIGTHETTTAITVSGNVTDDQGEPLPGVNILEKGTSNGTISDVQGNYRITVNSNESVLIFSFVGTVTQEVPVGNQTNISVQLMPDDQTLTEVVVMGYGTQEQKDVTGSVASVKSEEFNRGIINSPEQLIQGKVAGVNVTSASGEPGAVQNITIRGPGGVRTGSTPLFVVDGLALDNSSTGGATNPLSFINPQDIESIDVLKDASATAIYGSRGANGVILITTKRGKAGVSSINYSNNFGWSKMANPLDVFGADEYRRQVVAVGGVLEDSLANTDWQEEISRSAFTQNHNLTFGGGADKLTYYASLGLQDQEGILKNSNMKRYSGRLNVNQSFLEDRLNVEMNLNAAQTISERPPIEGIIGTAISTNPTYPAYDENGNPYRYQSGVNPLRTLELWKDLTTTTRIIGNISPSFKISESLVYKMNFGIDNSSSTQDLQSLASLVPQQDGRLETILTNNNNRLIENYLTYTYSNADHNLSVLAGHSYQKFFFQRRWSSINRFPISDLEPRYNPGLGQDLTFGNNKPGGDALINELQSFFGRINYQFRDRYLFTATVRADGSSKFGENNKYGTFPSFSAGWRLSEEAFLSGSPILSNLKLRAGWGQTGNQEIPSKITRPLFTAEVTSSTSYPLDDSERYPAGITYARLANPDIQWEVSTQTNVGLDFGFFNGALSGSADVFSKVSNNILLEVIPADPVQPASTFWTNVEDMEITNSGLELALNYNHISASGLTYGLGGNITFIRNEVENSPYTVIPSGSATGSGLSSATINGYINGEPIGTFFLKEHIGFDEDGLSVFRDTDGDGLVTDNDRIAAGTALPNRQYNFFGNIGYKGFDLTINFNGVAGNMIYDNTANASFYKLRLSKGLNTTPEAIVSPEESINNSAPVSTRYLKDGAYLRLNNLALGYNFNTSNLGIDQWVKGVRVSVTGQNLLLFTDYNGYDPEVNTDRTINGVSSYGIDYMSYPKARTVLVGLNVTF encoded by the coding sequence ATGAGAAAGTTTTATCAACCTTTAAAGAAAAGAAGGCAAAGGGCAGGTATATCCCTGAATTTCAGAGGATACTATCTGATGCTATGCTTTCTGCTGCCGTGTTGGGCACTTTTGCCTGCTTCTCAGAGCAGTGCTAATGCTATCGGAACACACGAAACTACTACAGCTATCACTGTAAGCGGTAATGTGACGGATGATCAGGGAGAACCGCTGCCGGGGGTAAATATCCTGGAGAAGGGAACCTCTAATGGTACCATTAGCGATGTGCAGGGAAATTATAGGATCACCGTGAATTCCAACGAGTCTGTACTGATCTTTAGCTTTGTAGGCACTGTTACCCAGGAAGTACCTGTAGGCAATCAGACGAATATCTCAGTACAACTGATGCCGGATGATCAAACGCTTACCGAAGTGGTGGTGATGGGATACGGTACCCAGGAGCAAAAAGATGTTACCGGATCAGTAGCTTCAGTAAAAAGTGAAGAATTTAACCGAGGTATTATCAACTCTCCCGAACAACTCATCCAGGGCAAAGTAGCCGGGGTGAATGTCACTTCCGCCAGTGGTGAACCGGGTGCCGTGCAGAACATTACCATCCGTGGGCCGGGGGGAGTCAGGACCGGAAGTACACCGCTGTTTGTTGTGGATGGATTGGCACTGGATAATTCCAGTACCGGAGGAGCCACCAACCCGCTGAGCTTTATCAACCCACAGGATATTGAATCTATAGATGTGCTAAAAGATGCTTCTGCTACGGCTATTTATGGTTCACGTGGTGCCAATGGAGTCATCCTGATTACCACCAAAAGGGGTAAAGCAGGTGTTTCTTCCATCAACTACTCCAATAATTTTGGTTGGTCCAAGATGGCTAATCCCCTGGATGTATTTGGTGCCGATGAATACCGCCGCCAGGTGGTGGCAGTGGGTGGTGTGCTGGAAGATTCCCTGGCCAATACTGACTGGCAGGAAGAGATATCCCGTAGTGCTTTTACCCAGAACCATAACCTGACTTTTGGAGGTGGAGCCGATAAGCTGACATATTACGCTTCTTTAGGTTTACAGGATCAGGAAGGAATACTCAAAAACAGTAACATGAAAAGGTATTCCGGTAGACTAAATGTCAATCAATCCTTTTTGGAAGACCGCCTGAATGTAGAGATGAACCTGAATGCCGCGCAGACCATCAGTGAGCGGCCACCTATTGAGGGTATTATAGGAACGGCTATCTCTACCAATCCAACTTATCCGGCTTACGATGAAAATGGTAACCCTTATCGTTATCAGTCAGGAGTGAATCCGCTGCGTACGCTGGAGTTGTGGAAAGACCTTACCACTACCACTCGTATCATTGGAAATATCTCTCCTTCTTTTAAGATTTCCGAATCGCTGGTGTATAAAATGAATTTTGGTATTGACAATTCCAGTTCTACCCAGGATTTACAATCCCTGGCGAGTCTGGTACCTCAGCAGGATGGCCGTCTGGAAACCATTCTAACTAATAACAATAATCGGCTGATTGAGAACTATCTTACCTACACTTATTCCAATGCTGACCATAACCTTTCAGTGCTGGCAGGACATTCATATCAGAAGTTCTTCTTTCAAAGACGGTGGAGTAGTATCAATAGATTCCCGATTTCTGATCTGGAACCCCGCTACAATCCGGGCTTAGGACAGGATCTTACCTTTGGTAACAATAAGCCCGGGGGGGATGCGCTTATCAATGAGCTTCAGTCTTTCTTTGGTAGAATCAATTATCAGTTCAGAGACCGCTACCTCTTCACCGCTACGGTAAGGGCTGATGGCTCATCCAAATTTGGTGAGAACAATAAATACGGAACATTTCCTTCCTTCTCAGCAGGATGGAGGCTTTCGGAAGAGGCCTTCTTATCCGGCTCACCTATCCTCAGCAATCTGAAATTGCGTGCCGGCTGGGGACAAACCGGTAACCAGGAAATCCCTTCCAAGATTACCCGCCCGCTGTTTACCGCAGAAGTGACTTCCAGCACCAGCTATCCGCTGGATGATTCAGAGCGCTATCCTGCCGGTATTACCTATGCCCGTCTTGCCAATCCGGACATTCAGTGGGAAGTGTCTACCCAAACCAATGTAGGATTGGACTTTGGCTTCTTTAACGGAGCTTTGTCAGGATCTGCCGATGTGTTTAGCAAAGTATCCAACAACATCTTGTTGGAAGTGATACCTGCTGATCCTGTGCAGCCAGCCAGCACCTTCTGGACCAATGTGGAAGACATGGAAATCACCAATTCAGGGCTGGAACTGGCATTGAATTACAACCACATCAGTGCCAGCGGTTTGACTTATGGGTTAGGAGGTAACATTACCTTTATCAGGAATGAAGTGGAGAACTCTCCCTATACGGTGATTCCCTCAGGTAGTGCTACCGGCTCAGGATTATCCTCTGCCACCATCAACGGTTATATCAACGGAGAACCCATCGGTACCTTTTTCCTCAAAGAACATATTGGCTTTGATGAGGATGGTTTAAGTGTCTTCCGGGATACAGATGGAGATGGGCTGGTTACGGATAACGACAGAATTGCAGCAGGTACGGCATTGCCCAACCGACAGTATAATTTCTTTGGTAACATTGGCTATAAAGGTTTTGACCTGACAATCAATTTTAACGGAGTGGCAGGTAATATGATCTATGACAATACCGCCAATGCTTCTTTCTACAAATTACGTTTGTCCAAAGGGCTAAACACTACGCCTGAAGCGATAGTATCTCCTGAAGAATCTATCAACAATTCGGCACCGGTATCTACCAGGTATCTTAAAGATGGAGCATATCTGCGTTTGAACAACCTTGCGCTGGGCTACAATTTTAATACAAGTAATTTGGGCATTGACCAGTGGGTAAAGGGAGTACGTGTGTCAGTTACCGGGCAGAATTTGCTGTTGTTCACCGATTACAACGGATATGATCCTGAAGTGAATACCGACCGGACCATCAACGGCGTTTCTTCCTACGGTATAGATTACATGAGTTATCCCAAAGCCAGGACAGTATTGGTGGGTTTAAATGTGACATTCTAA
- a CDS encoding alpha-N-arabinofuranosidase produces MNLKSASLSALFFLFFSPVFCQNEAISNTLVINADLGKDTISRHIYGQFSEHLGRGIYEGIWVGEDSDIPNTRGIRNDVVAALKQLNVPNLRWPGGCFADEYHWVDGIGDPESRPTMVNTHWGGVTEDNSFGTHEFLDLCEQLDTEPYITANVGSGTVEEMADWVEYLTFDGVSPMAKLRAENGHPEAWDVKYWGVGNESWGCGGNMRPEYYADLYNRFATYSRNYGDNQLYRIAGGSSDDDYNWTEVIMKNVKHSLMDGVSMHFYTINRDWDDKVSATDFDEASYFEVVEKSLLLDKYISGHANIMDKYDPEKKIGLIVDEWGTWHREEPGTKSGFLYQQNTLRDAFVAALSLNIFHKHADRVHMANIAQTINVLQAMILTQEEKMLLTPTYHVFDMYKVHQDATLLPHDLKTKKYTHEGKTMDALYASSSRAEDGTVNLSLVNIHPTQQMDISCEIRGFEGKSVSGRILTADALNTYNTFDEPEKVTTTTFEGARIRNGKLQVNMPAKSIIVLNIKP; encoded by the coding sequence ATGAATCTTAAGTCCGCTTCTCTCTCAGCCTTGTTCTTTCTCTTCTTTTCTCCTGTCTTCTGCCAGAACGAAGCCATCAGCAATACGCTAGTTATCAATGCTGATCTGGGCAAAGATACCATTAGTCGCCATATCTACGGTCAGTTCAGCGAGCACCTGGGCAGGGGGATTTACGAAGGTATCTGGGTGGGTGAAGACAGCGATATTCCCAACACCCGTGGTATCCGAAATGATGTAGTGGCTGCACTAAAACAACTGAATGTACCTAACCTGCGCTGGCCGGGCGGCTGCTTTGCCGATGAATACCATTGGGTAGATGGTATCGGTGATCCCGAAAGTCGTCCTACCATGGTCAATACCCACTGGGGAGGCGTCACGGAAGACAACAGCTTTGGTACACATGAGTTTCTGGATCTTTGTGAGCAGTTGGACACCGAACCCTACATTACTGCGAATGTAGGCAGCGGGACGGTAGAAGAGATGGCCGACTGGGTAGAATACCTAACTTTTGATGGGGTAAGTCCTATGGCTAAACTCAGGGCGGAAAATGGCCATCCGGAAGCATGGGATGTAAAATACTGGGGCGTGGGAAACGAAAGCTGGGGATGTGGGGGTAATATGCGACCTGAATACTACGCCGACCTCTACAACCGCTTTGCAACTTACAGCAGGAACTATGGCGACAATCAACTCTATCGGATTGCCGGAGGTTCCAGCGACGACGATTACAACTGGACTGAGGTCATCATGAAAAATGTGAAGCACAGTCTAATGGATGGGGTTTCTATGCACTTCTACACCATCAACCGAGACTGGGATGATAAGGTGTCTGCCACGGACTTTGACGAAGCCAGCTACTTTGAAGTGGTGGAAAAGTCGCTGCTGTTAGACAAATACATCAGCGGCCATGCCAACATCATGGATAAGTATGATCCTGAAAAGAAAATTGGCCTGATCGTAGATGAATGGGGCACCTGGCACCGCGAAGAGCCCGGTACCAAAAGCGGTTTTCTGTATCAGCAGAATACACTGCGCGATGCTTTTGTTGCGGCACTCTCGCTCAATATTTTTCATAAACATGCCGATCGTGTACATATGGCCAACATTGCCCAGACTATTAATGTACTGCAGGCCATGATCCTGACGCAGGAGGAAAAGATGCTGCTCACCCCTACCTATCATGTCTTTGATATGTACAAAGTACATCAGGATGCTACCCTCCTGCCCCACGATCTGAAGACCAAAAAGTATACCCACGAGGGTAAAACCATGGATGCTTTGTATGCTTCCAGTTCCAGGGCAGAAGATGGAACGGTGAACCTGAGCCTGGTCAATATTCATCCCACACAGCAAATGGATATCAGCTGTGAGATTCGTGGTTTTGAAGGTAAAAGTGTATCCGGCAGGATACTGACAGCCGATGCATTGAACACTTACAATACCTTTGATGAGCCAGAAAAAGTGACTACCACTACCTTTGAAGGTGCTCGGATCAGGAATGGCAAGCTACAGGTGAATATGCCCGCCAAATCTATTATTGTGCTGAACATCAAACCCTGA
- a CDS encoding helix-turn-helix domain-containing protein has translation MRYYTLPPSPRLAPFVMAYWVLEGTASPEAPYIHRSMADGCTEILFHYEGQFDELLQDGRQEKSFISGIHGPSQRFSRFVIRRDFGIFGAYLYPFALARLLNIPAAVVSNQMPDLHSLLGQEGRDLEESIMTAPDNQWRANILDSFLEARLKKYQALRPPVFSTIRTIIDCKGLIQVSELARQAFLSTRQFERKFKEFAGFSPKLYSRIIRFQASTREYGNHEKSLTEIAYDCGYYDQSHFIHDFKAFSGHHPRHYFSGKAEGTEWKD, from the coding sequence ATGCGCTACTACACTCTTCCTCCTTCTCCCCGGCTTGCCCCTTTTGTCATGGCTTACTGGGTGTTGGAAGGGACAGCATCTCCTGAAGCACCTTATATTCATCGCTCCATGGCGGATGGCTGTACGGAAATACTCTTCCACTATGAAGGTCAGTTTGACGAATTGCTACAGGATGGGCGACAGGAAAAATCTTTCATTTCCGGTATACATGGTCCTTCGCAACGCTTCAGCCGGTTTGTCATTCGCAGGGATTTCGGTATTTTTGGGGCTTACTTATACCCCTTTGCGCTGGCCCGACTGCTGAACATTCCTGCTGCTGTGGTGAGCAACCAGATGCCGGACCTCCACAGCCTGCTAGGGCAGGAAGGCAGAGATCTGGAAGAGAGCATCATGACGGCACCTGATAATCAATGGCGCGCAAACATTTTAGATAGTTTCCTGGAAGCCAGACTGAAAAAGTATCAAGCCCTCCGGCCTCCTGTATTTTCTACCATACGCACCATCATTGACTGCAAAGGCCTGATACAGGTTTCCGAACTGGCCCGGCAGGCTTTCTTATCCACTCGTCAGTTTGAGCGCAAGTTTAAAGAGTTTGCAGGCTTCAGCCCTAAACTCTACTCCAGAATCATCCGCTTTCAGGCCAGCACCCGGGAATACGGGAATCATGAAAAATCCCTGACCGAGATTGCCTATGACTGTGGCTATTATGATCAATCGCATTTCATCCATGACTTCAAAGCGTTTTCCGGTCACCACCCCCGCCATTACTTTTCGGGAAAGGCAGAAGGTACGGAGTGGAAAGACTAA